The genomic DNA ACGAGGTCATCGAAGGGCCGCACTCCGTGGTCTTCGACCAGGCGGAGAACCGCCTCCACGCGCAGAAGGCGCTGATGGTCTGGTGCCTCGCCGAGGCAACGTAAACTCAATCGACGGGGAGATTCATGAAACCGAAAAAGGTCGTGCTTGCCTACTCGGGCGGTCTGGACACGTCCGTGTGCCTGCGCTGGGTGAAGGAGACCTACGACTGCGAGGTCATCGCCTACTGCGCCGACGTGGGCCAGGAAGAGGATCTGGAAGAGGTGCGGCGCAAGGCGCTGGCCACCGGCGCCAGCGACGTGGTGGTGGACGACCTGCGCGAGGCGTTCGTGCGCGACTACGTGTTCCCCATGCTGCGGGGCAACGCCGTGTACGAGGGCGCCTACCTGCTGGGCACCTCCATCGCCCGCCCGCTGATCGCCAAGCGCCAGCTCGAGGTGGCGCTGGCGGCGAACGCCGAGGCGGTCTCCCACGGCGCCACCGGCAAGGGCAACGACCAGGTGCGCTTCGAGCTGACCTACTACGCCCTCAAACCCGACATCCAGGTCATCGCCCCGTGGCGCGAGTGGGACTTGAACTCGCGCACCGCGCTCATCGACTACGCCCGGCGCTACGACATCCCCGTGCCCGTGACCAAGGACAAGCCCTACAGCATGGACCGGAACCTGTTCCACATCAGCTACGAGGGCGGCGTGCTGGAGGACCCGTGGCAAGAGCCTCCGGCGGACATGTTCATGTGGACCGCGTCCCCCGAGGCCGCCCCCGACGAGCCCCGGACCATCGAGCTGGAGTTCGCCTCGGGTGATCCGGTGGCGCTGGACGGAAAGCGCCTGGGGCCGGCGGAGATGCTGGTGGCGCTCAACGGTCTGGGCGCGCGCCACGGCATCGGCCGGGTGGACATGGTGGAGAACCGCTACGCCGGCATGAAGTCCCGGGGCATCTACGAGACCCCCGGCGGCACCATCCTGCACGCGGCGCGCCGCGCCGTCGAGCACCTCACGCTGGACCGCGAGGTAATGCAGCTCCGGGATTCGCTCATCCCGCGCTACGCCCAGATGATCTACAACGGCTACTGGTTCGCGCCCGAGCGGCAGATCATCCAGCAGACCCTGGACGCCGTGCAGCAGCGGGTCACCGGCACGGTGCGCCTCAAGCTCTACA from Deltaproteobacteria bacterium includes the following:
- a CDS encoding argininosuccinate synthase → MKPKKVVLAYSGGLDTSVCLRWVKETYDCEVIAYCADVGQEEDLEEVRRKALATGASDVVVDDLREAFVRDYVFPMLRGNAVYEGAYLLGTSIARPLIAKRQLEVALAANAEAVSHGATGKGNDQVRFELTYYALKPDIQVIAPWREWDLNSRTALIDYARRYDIPVPVTKDKPYSMDRNLFHISYEGGVLEDPWQEPPADMFMWTASPEAAPDEPRTIELEFASGDPVALDGKRLGPAEMLVALNGLGARHGIGRVDMVENRYAGMKSRGIYETPGGTILHAARRAVEHLTLDREVMQLRDSLIPRYAQMIYNGYWFAPERQIIQQTLDAVQQRVTGTVRLKLYKGSASVAGRKSPVSLYDPVTATFEKDESYNQADADGFIKLNALRLKMAGRVAGA